A genome region from Flavobacterium sp. includes the following:
- a CDS encoding response regulator transcription factor produces MKPKTKSKIIIVDDHQLFSQSLELLIKSFGDHEVIERFENGKLFISYLEENPETHIDLVLLDVNMPVMDGLSAMKWVKENRPDLKVIALSVNDDEEIIIKMITNGAKGYLLKDTSPEIFKEAIESVIEKGFYFTELVSGMLVNKVNKDDKKISLKEKEIVFIKHACTEMTYKEIASEMCLSPKTIDGYRESLFDKLEIKTRIGLVLYAVKNKIVFV; encoded by the coding sequence ATGAAACCGAAGACTAAAAGTAAAATTATTATTGTTGATGATCATCAGCTTTTTTCTCAATCGCTTGAGCTATTAATAAAAAGTTTTGGAGATCACGAAGTTATAGAACGTTTTGAAAACGGAAAGTTATTTATATCTTATTTAGAAGAAAACCCGGAAACACATATTGATTTAGTATTACTTGATGTAAACATGCCGGTTATGGATGGCTTAAGCGCTATGAAATGGGTTAAAGAAAACCGTCCGGATTTAAAAGTAATTGCACTTTCTGTAAATGACGACGAAGAAATTATCATCAAAATGATTACAAACGGAGCAAAAGGATATCTCTTGAAAGACACTTCACCGGAAATCTTTAAAGAAGCCATAGAATCTGTTATTGAAAAAGGTTTTTACTTTACGGAACTCGTTTCGGGAATGCTGGTTAACAAGGTTAACAAAGACGATAAAAAAATCAGTTTAAAAGAAAAAGAAATTGTTTTTATAAAACACGCCTGTACCGAAATGACTTATAAAGAAATAGCTTCAGAAATGTGCTTAAGTCCAAAAACCATCGATGGTTACAGAGAATCTTTATTTGATAAATTAGAGATAAAAACGAGAATTGGGTTGGTTTTGTATGCGGTAAAAAACAAAATTGTTTTTGTTTAA
- a CDS encoding ATP-binding protein yields MERKEIQLLVISLGIVFFTLLVVVLVLFFYFLKKKNNYLVEKMEAGMYFQSELVKTRIEIKDQTLSEISKELHDNIGQIISVGIMQLNMSISSKSIEVKELKDLKEVLAKALDELRILSRIINKDNLLQSNFLEAIKQDLERVKKLKKIQYRYTLTGEIPKIDQEHDLFIYRIFQEALHNSLKHSRSDLYEVNITTTETLFQLKFKDFGIGYDPSEANSGLGLSNMKLRAKLIGAQLIMESDSSGTTVTLDYPLTKTNETED; encoded by the coding sequence ATGGAGCGAAAAGAAATACAATTATTAGTTATTTCATTAGGTATTGTTTTTTTTACTTTACTGGTAGTTGTACTTGTTCTTTTCTTTTATTTTTTAAAGAAAAAGAATAATTATCTGGTCGAAAAAATGGAAGCCGGAATGTATTTTCAATCAGAATTGGTAAAAACCCGTATCGAAATTAAAGATCAGACACTCTCTGAAATAAGTAAAGAACTTCATGACAATATCGGTCAAATTATTTCGGTAGGAATTATGCAGCTTAATATGTCTATAAGCAGCAAAAGTATCGAAGTAAAAGAATTAAAAGACCTTAAAGAGGTTCTGGCAAAAGCATTAGACGAACTCCGAATTTTATCACGCATCATAAACAAAGACAATTTACTGCAGAGCAATTTCTTAGAAGCCATAAAACAAGATCTGGAGCGTGTAAAAAAACTTAAAAAAATTCAATATCGTTATACCTTAACAGGTGAAATTCCGAAAATTGATCAGGAACACGATTTGTTTATTTACAGAATTTTTCAGGAAGCCCTGCATAATAGTTTAAAACATTCACGCAGTGATTTATACGAAGTAAATATTACAACAACCGAAACTCTTTTTCAGTTAAAATTTAAAGATTTCGGAATTGGCTACGATCCCAGCGAAGCAAATTCGGGATTAGGATTGTCCAACATGAAATTGAGAGCCAAACTAATTGGAGCTCAATTAATCATGGAATCAGATTCATCAGGAACTACCGTAACTTTAGACTACCCATTAACCAAAACCAATGAAACCGAAGACTAA
- the pheT gene encoding phenylalanine--tRNA ligase subunit beta has protein sequence MKISYNWLKQFIKTDWTSEQTSELLTDLGLEVEVVEKYQSIKGGLEGVVVGHVLTCEKHPDADRLKVTTVNIGLEAPVQIVCGASNVAAGQKVPVATIGTVLYDKEGVEFTIKKGKIRGQESHGMICAEDELGLGSGHDGIMVLDENLVPGTKASEVFQIADDEVFEIGLTPNRADAMSHFGTARDLRAGMLQRGVNIELITPSVSNFRVDMRTLKIDVNVEEPTLAPRYCGLTISGITVHESPKWLQDRLKSIGLTPKNNIVDVTNYVLHELGQPLHAFDAAKISGKVIVKTLPEGTKFVTLDDVERTLHAEDLMICDEKGPLCIAGVFGGKKSGVSDTTTSIFLESAYFDAVSVRKTAKRHQLNTDASFRFERGIDPTITEYALKRAAILIQEVAGGKITSDVVEVYPKKVEDFSVLLNFSHVSKIIGQEIPKDTIKKILVSLDIKVNSVSDTGLGLTIPAYRVDVQREIDVIEEILRVYGYNNIEFSKKFNATVANSPRTEDYKVQNVIASQLNSQGFHEMMANSLTTAAYAKLSNVLKEEHNVTMLNPLSSDLSTMRQSLLFSALEAISYNINRKNSDLKLFEFGKSYHKYLNGYEEHKHLTLSISGNRNKESWTTPQKGTDFFLLKGYAKGVLARLGIEKISNAPVQSDVFSEGTSICYNNDTLVEMGVVKKSILKHFGIKQDVYYADFNWDLILKIITGKIKYTEIPKYPEVRRDLALLIDEKTTYESIFNLARQTEKALLKDVNLFDVYQGDKLPQGKKSYALSFTIQDNTKTLTDSQIDKIMSKLQQTFETELGATLR, from the coding sequence ATGAAAATATCTTACAACTGGTTAAAACAATTTATTAAAACTGACTGGACATCTGAACAAACTTCTGAGCTATTGACAGATTTGGGTCTTGAAGTTGAAGTTGTTGAAAAATACCAGTCTATTAAGGGCGGATTAGAAGGTGTTGTGGTAGGTCATGTACTTACTTGCGAAAAACACCCAGATGCTGACAGATTAAAAGTTACTACCGTAAATATTGGTTTAGAAGCTCCTGTGCAAATTGTATGCGGCGCTTCGAATGTTGCTGCCGGACAAAAAGTACCGGTTGCTACTATTGGAACCGTTTTATATGATAAAGAAGGCGTTGAATTTACTATTAAAAAAGGTAAAATTCGCGGACAGGAAAGCCACGGAATGATTTGTGCCGAAGATGAATTAGGTCTTGGATCTGGTCATGACGGAATTATGGTTCTGGATGAAAATCTGGTTCCGGGAACTAAAGCTTCTGAAGTTTTTCAGATTGCTGATGATGAAGTTTTCGAAATTGGATTAACGCCAAACCGTGCTGATGCGATGAGCCACTTTGGTACAGCGCGTGATTTAAGAGCCGGAATGCTTCAAAGAGGTGTAAATATCGAATTGATTACACCATCTGTAAGTAATTTTAGAGTGGATATGCGTACGCTTAAAATTGATGTGAATGTTGAAGAACCAACTTTAGCACCAAGATATTGCGGACTTACCATTTCTGGAATTACGGTTCATGAATCACCAAAATGGCTGCAAGACCGTTTAAAATCTATTGGCTTAACTCCAAAGAACAATATTGTCGACGTTACTAATTATGTTTTACACGAATTAGGTCAGCCTCTTCATGCTTTTGATGCTGCGAAAATCAGCGGAAAAGTAATTGTAAAAACATTACCGGAAGGAACAAAATTCGTGACTTTAGACGATGTTGAAAGAACATTACATGCTGAGGATTTGATGATTTGCGACGAAAAAGGACCTCTATGTATTGCAGGTGTTTTTGGAGGAAAAAAATCCGGAGTTTCAGATACAACAACCAGCATTTTCTTAGAAAGTGCCTATTTTGATGCCGTAAGTGTTCGTAAAACAGCAAAAAGACATCAATTAAATACAGATGCTTCTTTTAGATTTGAAAGAGGAATTGACCCAACAATTACAGAATATGCTTTAAAACGTGCTGCTATTTTAATTCAGGAAGTTGCGGGTGGAAAAATTACTTCTGACGTTGTAGAGGTTTATCCTAAAAAAGTAGAAGATTTTTCAGTTTTATTGAATTTCAGCCACGTTTCTAAAATAATCGGACAGGAAATTCCAAAAGATACTATCAAAAAAATACTGGTTTCTTTAGATATTAAAGTAAACAGCGTTTCAGATACAGGTTTAGGATTAACCATTCCGGCTTACCGTGTAGATGTACAAAGAGAAATTGACGTTATCGAAGAAATTCTAAGAGTTTATGGTTACAACAATATTGAGTTTTCTAAAAAATTCAATGCAACGGTAGCTAATTCTCCAAGAACGGAAGATTATAAAGTTCAAAACGTTATTGCTTCACAATTGAATTCTCAGGGATTTCATGAAATGATGGCCAATTCATTGACAACTGCTGCTTATGCAAAATTATCAAACGTTTTAAAAGAAGAACATAACGTTACGATGCTGAATCCTTTAAGCAGTGATTTATCAACAATGCGTCAATCTTTATTATTTTCTGCTTTAGAGGCTATTTCGTATAACATCAACAGAAAAAATTCAGATTTAAAATTATTCGAATTCGGAAAATCATATCATAAATACCTTAACGGTTACGAGGAGCACAAACATTTAACTTTGTCAATTTCCGGAAACAGAAACAAAGAAAGCTGGACAACGCCGCAAAAAGGAACTGATTTCTTCTTGTTAAAAGGATATGCAAAAGGTGTTCTGGCACGTTTAGGAATTGAAAAAATCTCAAACGCTCCTGTGCAGTCTGATGTTTTCTCTGAAGGAACTTCTATTTGCTACAACAATGATACATTAGTTGAAATGGGAGTTGTAAAAAAATCAATTTTAAAGCATTTCGGAATTAAACAAGATGTGTATTATGCTGATTTCAACTGGGATTTAATTTTAAAAATTATTACCGGAAAAATTAAATACACTGAGATTCCTAAATATCCGGAAGTTCGTAGAGATTTAGCCTTATTAATTGATGAAAAAACAACTTACGAAAGCATCTTTAATTTGGCAAGACAAACAGAAAAAGCGCTTTTAAAAGATGTTAACTTATTTGATGTTTATCAGGGAGATAAATTACCTCAGGGGAAAAAATCGTATGCTTTGAGTTTTACAATTCAGGATAACACCAAAACCCTTACTGACTCTCAGATTGATAAAATCATGTCGAAATTACAACAGACTTTTGAAACTGAACTTGGAGCAACTTTGAGATAA
- a CDS encoding bestrophin family ion channel → MISYNTKEWFTFIFHFHKSDTVRKLLPIMLAIGVYAATVGYLEVEYFKITKNDYIHNIPIMHGMLGFVISLLLVFRTNTAYDRWWEGRKLWGGLVNSSRNLAIKLSAILKDENDRSFFRKFIPLYADILHKHLKDADTSKQLFEDVDLEIDHHKHKPNQLKRIMYHKINDLYDAKKISGEQLITLNDELTAFTDICGACERIKNTPIPYSYSAFIKKFIFFYTMTLPFGYSVSLGYLVAPVVVFIFYVLASLELIAEEIEDPFGDDENDLPTRKISENIKKHIEELI, encoded by the coding sequence ATGATCTCATACAATACCAAAGAATGGTTTACATTTATATTCCATTTTCACAAATCAGACACAGTTAGAAAACTATTACCAATCATGCTTGCGATTGGTGTTTATGCTGCAACAGTTGGTTATCTGGAAGTTGAATATTTTAAAATTACCAAAAACGATTACATCCATAACATTCCTATTATGCACGGAATGCTGGGTTTCGTAATTTCGTTATTACTGGTTTTTAGAACCAATACCGCTTACGACCGCTGGTGGGAAGGCCGCAAACTTTGGGGCGGACTTGTAAACAGCAGCCGTAATCTGGCGATAAAACTTTCGGCTATTTTAAAAGACGAAAATGACAGAAGTTTTTTTAGAAAATTTATTCCACTCTATGCTGATATTCTGCACAAACATTTAAAAGATGCGGATACAAGTAAACAGCTTTTTGAAGATGTTGATTTAGAAATCGATCATCATAAACACAAACCCAATCAGTTAAAAAGAATAATGTATCATAAAATCAATGATTTATATGATGCAAAAAAAATATCGGGCGAACAGCTGATTACTTTAAATGACGAACTAACCGCTTTTACAGATATCTGCGGCGCTTGCGAACGCATCAAAAACACACCTATTCCCTACTCTTACAGCGCTTTTATCAAAAAGTTCATTTTCTTTTATACCATGACACTTCCGTTTGGGTATTCAGTAAGTTTAGGGTATCTGGTGGCTCCCGTAGTGGTTTTTATTTTTTACGTTCTGGCGAGTTTGGAGCTTATCGCAGAAGAAATCGAAGATCCGTTTGGAGATGACGAAAATGACCTGCCAACAAGAAAGATTTCAGAAAACATTAAAAAACATATTGAAGAGCTGATTTAG
- a CDS encoding TolC family protein, protein MNIKNLYCTLIVLFFCIAKTNAQDVLTIEEAMKIALENNFEIKIAKNNSTISETNVTIGNAGMLPTATASITDNNSVTNSTQVRQDGTSTTLNNAKNNSLNYGVSLGWTVFDGMKMFARLDQLKELQKLGDAELKRTILVKIGQVNSAYYDLVQQQHQLAALDTTIVISKQRVELAQNRFSIGKASKLEVLNAQVDLNTDQVTLLRQKESYANAKILLNQYLARDPKINFTVTDVVTVDNKLVLADLLDLAQKQNPALESQIINKRIAELQLKQVKADRYPTLRLTSGYNFAESQSSLGFTSETSSRGLSYGFTASMNIFDGFNQHRNEKVAKLQIENSQIAIEQQNMILNTQLSTAFQTYLTNLELIDLEEDNEAIAKQNLQITLDKFRIGTITTLDFRTAQLNYVNAKVRYSNAQYEAKLSEIALKELAGNMNF, encoded by the coding sequence ATGAATATTAAAAATTTATACTGCACTCTAATAGTTTTATTCTTCTGCATTGCAAAAACAAATGCACAAGATGTTTTGACTATTGAAGAAGCAATGAAAATCGCTTTAGAAAACAATTTTGAGATAAAAATTGCCAAAAATAATTCTACCATAAGCGAAACCAATGTTACAATTGGAAATGCAGGAATGCTGCCAACAGCAACAGCTTCTATCACTGATAATAACAGTGTTACAAATTCAACTCAGGTGCGTCAGGATGGAACTTCTACTACATTAAATAATGCCAAAAACAACAGTTTAAATTATGGTGTGAGTTTAGGCTGGACTGTCTTTGACGGAATGAAAATGTTTGCCAGATTAGATCAGTTAAAAGAACTTCAAAAATTAGGAGACGCAGAACTAAAAAGAACCATTTTGGTAAAAATAGGTCAGGTAAATTCTGCTTATTATGATTTGGTTCAGCAGCAGCATCAATTGGCTGCTTTAGACACTACAATTGTAATTTCTAAACAAAGAGTAGAATTGGCACAAAACCGTTTCAGTATTGGAAAAGCTTCAAAATTAGAAGTTTTAAATGCGCAGGTAGATTTAAATACAGATCAGGTTACTTTATTAAGACAAAAAGAATCGTATGCAAATGCTAAAATATTATTGAACCAATATTTAGCGCGTGATCCAAAAATCAATTTTACAGTTACAGATGTAGTAACGGTTGATAATAAATTAGTTCTGGCCGATTTATTAGATTTAGCTCAAAAACAAAACCCTGCTTTAGAATCGCAGATAATCAACAAACGAATTGCAGAACTCCAGCTTAAACAGGTAAAAGCTGACCGCTACCCTACTTTAAGATTAACATCGGGTTATAATTTTGCCGAAAGCCAGTCGAGTTTAGGTTTTACGAGTGAAACATCTTCCAGAGGTTTAAGTTATGGTTTTACAGCCAGCATGAACATTTTTGACGGGTTTAACCAGCATCGAAACGAAAAAGTAGCCAAACTTCAAATCGAAAATTCTCAAATTGCGATTGAACAGCAAAATATGATTTTAAACACGCAGTTAAGCACTGCTTTTCAAACGTATTTGACCAATTTAGAATTAATTGATTTAGAAGAAGATAATGAAGCTATTGCCAAACAAAATTTGCAGATTACTTTAGATAAATTCAGAATTGGAACTATCACAACACTTGATTTTAGAACAGCTCAACTCAACTATGTAAATGCCAAAGTGCGCTACAGCAACGCACAGTATGAAGCAAAATTATCTGAAATTGCTTTAAAAGAATTAGCAGGAAATATGAATTTTTAA
- a CDS encoding efflux RND transporter permease subunit, producing MSLSTTSIRRPVLTIVLNLLIILFGFIGYTFLGVREFPSIDPAQVSIRTSYTGANADIIESQITEPLEKAVNAIDGIRNITSSSNQGSSNITIEFNLDKDLEEAANDVRDKVSQAIRSLPQDIDAAPVVSKADADSDAIISMTVQSDTRNSLELSDYAENVISQRLETIPGVSTVQIWGQKRYAMRLWIDPVKLTAYGCTVAEVRDALNAQNVELPSGKLTGNNTELTVKTIGNLSKAEEFNNIIIRTDGDKIVRLSDVGGAELGPENLETKLSQSGLPLIGLAIVPMPGANYLDISKEFYKKYEALKKDLPKDIKLNIALDNTIFVKKSVLEVAETLGISIILVIIIIYLFFRDWAIAFRPLIDIPVSLIATFFIMWLFGFSINVLTLLAIVLATGLVVDDGIVVTENIFKKVEEGMSPIEAAIKGSNEIFYAVISISVTLAAVFLPVIFLEGFVGRLFREFGVVIGAAVLISAFVSLTLTPMLNAYLMKGGEQKKSKFYIKTEPFFEKMNSGYAEALTKFMDRKWISFPILIVCFGLIYLFFTILPKETAPYDDRSAVTMRMTTPEGSSYEYTDRFMQEISKLIDDSIPEKKVSLVITSPGFSSNSVNSGLVRLTLKEVDEREKSQKDIADELTKWTKQYPNAKTSVTQQPTIAVNRRGGLPIQYIIQAPNFEKLKEKIPVFMDEVGKSDVFSTTDVNLKFNKPEINVSIDRAKAESLGISIIDIAQTLQLSLSGQRFGYFIKNGKQYQVIGQFDQKDRSKPLDLTSMFVKNKKGELIQMDNVVNVVEQSNPPQLYHNNRYMSATVSAGLAPGKSISDGIQEMDRIKAKVLNDTFTTDLSGESRDFVESSSNTSFAFGLALLLIFLILAAQFESFIDPFIIILTVPMAVAGALFSLWLFNQTWNIFSQIGTVMLIGLVTKNGILIVEFANQLREQGKPKMEAILEASEARLRPILMTSLAIALGALPIAMSLGAASTSRIGMGVVIVGGTIFSLALTLFVIPAIYFMWSKARKHYPEFDRIDEYERESK from the coding sequence ATGAGTTTATCAACCACAAGTATCAGAAGACCTGTTTTAACCATTGTACTGAATTTATTAATCATATTATTCGGTTTTATTGGTTATACCTTTTTAGGTGTTCGAGAATTTCCCTCTATCGACCCGGCTCAGGTTTCTATCAGAACCAGTTATACCGGAGCCAATGCAGATATTATTGAATCGCAAATTACAGAACCTCTTGAAAAAGCAGTAAATGCAATTGACGGAATCCGAAATATAACTTCTTCCAGTAATCAGGGAAGCAGTAACATTACCATTGAGTTTAATCTTGATAAAGATTTAGAAGAAGCCGCAAACGACGTTCGTGACAAAGTTTCGCAGGCTATTAGAAGTTTACCGCAGGATATTGATGCCGCTCCGGTTGTATCAAAAGCAGATGCGGATAGTGATGCTATTATTTCGATGACAGTTCAGAGTGACACACGTAACTCTTTAGAATTAAGTGATTACGCTGAAAATGTTATTTCACAGAGACTGGAAACAATTCCGGGCGTAAGTACCGTTCAAATTTGGGGACAAAAACGTTACGCAATGCGTTTATGGATTGACCCTGTAAAACTTACCGCTTACGGCTGTACGGTTGCCGAGGTTCGTGATGCATTAAACGCACAAAACGTAGAATTACCTTCGGGAAAACTAACTGGAAATAATACCGAATTAACCGTAAAAACAATTGGTAACTTATCAAAAGCAGAAGAATTCAACAATATTATTATTCGTACCGATGGAGATAAAATCGTTCGTTTAAGTGATGTTGGAGGAGCTGAATTAGGCCCTGAAAATTTGGAAACAAAATTAAGCCAGTCAGGGCTTCCGTTGATTGGTTTGGCGATTGTGCCAATGCCAGGAGCCAATTATCTGGATATTTCAAAAGAGTTTTACAAAAAATACGAAGCGCTTAAAAAGGATCTTCCAAAAGATATCAAACTGAATATAGCACTTGATAATACTATTTTCGTAAAGAAATCAGTTCTTGAAGTTGCCGAAACCTTAGGAATTTCGATTATTCTCGTAATCATTATTATCTATTTATTCTTTAGAGACTGGGCAATTGCTTTCAGACCTTTGATTGATATTCCGGTTTCGTTAATTGCTACTTTCTTTATAATGTGGCTTTTCGGATTCTCAATTAATGTATTAACATTATTAGCCATTGTTTTAGCAACCGGATTGGTTGTGGATGACGGAATTGTGGTTACGGAAAATATCTTTAAAAAAGTCGAAGAAGGAATGTCACCTATCGAGGCTGCAATTAAAGGTTCGAATGAAATTTTCTATGCCGTAATTTCGATTTCGGTAACATTGGCAGCGGTATTTTTACCGGTAATTTTCTTAGAAGGTTTTGTAGGCCGACTCTTTAGAGAATTTGGAGTTGTAATTGGGGCCGCCGTTTTAATTTCTGCTTTTGTATCGTTGACTTTAACGCCAATGTTAAACGCTTATTTAATGAAAGGCGGAGAACAGAAAAAATCTAAATTCTACATTAAAACCGAACCGTTTTTCGAAAAAATGAACAGCGGTTATGCCGAAGCTTTAACGAAATTTATGGACAGAAAATGGATAAGTTTTCCAATTTTAATTGTATGTTTTGGATTGATTTATTTATTCTTTACAATCCTGCCAAAAGAAACTGCTCCTTATGATGACAGAAGTGCTGTAACCATGCGTATGACAACTCCAGAAGGATCTTCATACGAATATACAGATCGTTTTATGCAGGAAATCTCAAAATTAATTGATGATTCGATTCCGGAGAAAAAAGTAAGTTTGGTTATTACCTCGCCGGGATTCAGCTCAAACTCTGTAAACAGCGGATTGGTAAGACTTACATTAAAAGAAGTCGATGAAAGAGAAAAATCTCAAAAAGATATTGCTGATGAATTAACAAAATGGACCAAACAATATCCGAATGCTAAAACATCTGTAACACAACAACCTACAATTGCCGTAAACAGACGTGGTGGTTTACCAATTCAGTATATTATTCAGGCTCCGAATTTTGAAAAATTAAAAGAAAAAATTCCGGTGTTTATGGATGAAGTGGGTAAAAGCGATGTTTTCTCTACTACCGATGTGAATTTGAAATTCAATAAACCTGAAATCAACGTAAGCATCGACCGAGCAAAAGCAGAAAGTTTAGGAATTTCTATTATTGATATTGCGCAGACTTTACAGCTTTCGTTAAGCGGACAGCGTTTTGGATATTTCATCAAAAACGGAAAACAATATCAGGTTATTGGTCAGTTTGATCAAAAAGACAGATCAAAACCACTTGATTTAACTTCGATGTTTGTAAAAAACAAAAAAGGTGAATTAATTCAAATGGACAACGTGGTAAATGTTGTTGAGCAAAGTAATCCACCGCAATTATACCACAATAACCGTTACATGTCTGCAACCGTTTCTGCAGGTTTGGCACCGGGAAAAAGTATCAGCGACGGTATTCAGGAAATGGACAGAATTAAAGCAAAAGTGCTAAACGATACTTTTACAACTGATTTAAGTGGAGAATCAAGAGATTTCGTTGAAAGTAGTTCAAATACTTCATTTGCATTTGGATTGGCATTATTGTTAATCTTCCTGATTCTTGCCGCACAATTTGAAAGTTTTATTGATCCGTTTATTATCATATTAACAGTACCAATGGCGGTTGCCGGAGCTTTATTCTCGCTTTGGTTGTTCAATCAAACCTGGAATATTTTCAGTCAGATTGGTACTGTAATGTTGATTGGTCTGGTTACCAAAAATGGTATCTTAATTGTGGAATTTGCCAATCAGTTACGCGAACAGGGCAAACCAAAAATGGAAGCCATTCTGGAAGCATCAGAAGCACGTCTGCGTCCGATTTTAATGACGAGTTTAGCCATTGCATTAGGAGCTTTACCAATTGCAATGTCGCTTGGAGCAGCTTCTACAAGTAGAATTGGTATGGGAGTTGTAATTGTTGGAGGAACTATTTTCTCTCTTGCGTTAACTCTTTTCGTTATTCCGGCTATTTATTTTATGTGGTCAAAAGCAAGAAAACACTATCCGGAGTTTGACCGTATCGACGAATACGAAAGAGAAAGTAAATAA
- a CDS encoding efflux RND transporter periplasmic adaptor subunit yields the protein MKLKHLIYALIIIVLGGFITYRIISNKGKNDESKKFGDKDKPTTVTGLVVKTSTFDNNLSLSGSIEANEQIEIHSEVSGIVEGIYFSEGTYVNKGQVLFKVNDIELKAQLRQAVTKENLAAENERRAKLLLQKEAISQEEADVAKADYASAQAQSQLIRAQISKTSVKAPFSGKVGLRSISPGTYITPTVVVAKLVNTGKLKITFSIPEKYAAEVKNGSIIDFTVSGSDKTYNAKIYAIEPEIAVATRTLQIRAIADNTDGKLFPGTFADVKLPLNIIKDAIVVPSQAIVPVQDGKKVYIANIGKAKEVMVDATTRTDASILILSGLKAGDTLITSGVMSLKNEAPIKVKVK from the coding sequence ATGAAATTAAAACATCTAATCTACGCCTTAATAATCATTGTTTTAGGAGGATTTATTACCTACAGAATAATATCCAACAAAGGCAAAAACGACGAATCGAAAAAGTTTGGCGATAAAGACAAACCAACAACCGTAACGGGACTTGTTGTTAAAACTTCGACTTTTGACAATAATTTATCTTTATCAGGCTCTATCGAAGCAAACGAACAAATCGAAATTCACAGTGAGGTTTCAGGAATTGTAGAAGGTATTTATTTCAGTGAAGGTACTTATGTAAATAAAGGACAAGTACTTTTTAAAGTGAATGACATCGAATTAAAAGCACAGTTAAGACAAGCTGTAACTAAAGAAAACTTAGCTGCCGAAAACGAAAGAAGAGCAAAACTATTACTTCAAAAAGAAGCCATAAGCCAGGAAGAAGCTGATGTCGCAAAAGCAGATTATGCTTCGGCACAAGCTCAAAGTCAATTAATTAGAGCACAAATATCTAAAACATCTGTAAAAGCACCATTTTCCGGAAAAGTGGGTTTACGTTCTATTTCACCGGGAACATATATTACACCAACAGTTGTAGTCGCAAAATTAGTTAATACAGGAAAACTGAAAATCACATTCTCAATTCCTGAAAAATATGCAGCAGAAGTAAAAAACGGATCTATAATTGATTTTACCGTTTCTGGTTCTGATAAAACCTACAATGCAAAAATCTATGCTATAGAACCTGAAATAGCTGTAGCAACACGTACGTTACAAATTCGTGCCATTGCTGATAATACCGACGGAAAACTTTTTCCGGGAACTTTTGCCGATGTAAAATTACCTTTAAACATTATTAAAGATGCAATCGTTGTACCTTCTCAAGCCATTGTTCCGGTACAGGATGGTAAAAAAGTATACATTGCCAATATAGGAAAAGCCAAAGAAGTTATGGTTGATGCAACAACAAGAACTGATGCTTCTATTTTAATTTTATCAGGATTAAAAGCCGGAGATACTTTAATAACAAGTGGTGTTATGTCATTAAAAAACGAAGCACCTATAAAAGTTAAAGTAAAATAG
- a CDS encoding AhpC/TSA family protein, translating to MKKKILLALWFTLLLFSIGFLFWQNEFKYSLPTPVPKNYHAIAMGSKIDLSQCCAYDSKPVFFHFFNPDCPCSRFNVPHVSDLIKQYGDKVNFKIVVLNKKKNFSIEEIQQKFGAQIPVYFDEGIAKKCGVISTPQAVLLDSDHNLYYRGNYNKTRYCTDANSNYAQMAIDMLLKQKNSPSFNALALRAYGCSLPNCTK from the coding sequence ATGAAGAAAAAAATACTCTTAGCTTTGTGGTTTACATTATTACTCTTTTCGATAGGGTTTCTTTTTTGGCAAAACGAATTTAAATACAGCCTGCCAACTCCAGTTCCTAAAAATTATCATGCCATAGCGATGGGCTCAAAAATTGATTTATCGCAATGCTGCGCTTATGACAGTAAACCTGTTTTTTTTCACTTTTTTAATCCGGATTGTCCATGTTCAAGGTTCAATGTTCCTCATGTAAGCGATTTGATTAAACAATATGGAGACAAAGTCAATTTTAAAATCGTAGTCTTAAACAAAAAGAAAAATTTTTCCATAGAAGAAATTCAGCAAAAATTCGGAGCTCAGATTCCGGTATATTTTGATGAAGGAATTGCCAAAAAATGCGGCGTGATCTCGACCCCGCAGGCAGTGCTGCTGGATTCAGATCATAATTTATATTACCGTGGAAATTACAATAAAACAAGATATTGCACAGATGCAAACAGTAATTATGCGCAAATGGCAATTGACATGCTGTTGAAACAAAAAAATTCGCCCTCATTTAATGCTTTAGCTCTAAGAGCTTACGGATGTTCGTTACCAAATTGCACTAAATAA